A window of the Pseudomonadota bacterium genome harbors these coding sequences:
- a CDS encoding aminotransferase class I/II-fold pyridoxal phosphate-dependent enzyme produces MSSTPRLISKLPDVGTTIFTIMSQMAADHGAINLSQGYPDYDGPAALTERLAWYTTHGHNQYAPLAGIAPLRAQVAAKVERFYDHRIDADTQVTVTPGATEAIFCAVHAVVRPGDEVIMFDPVYDSYDPAVRLAGGVPVHLVLAAPAYRIDWQAVERAITPRTRMIMVNSPHNPSGSVLDADDLRALLDIAERHDLIVISDEVYEHLVFDGQPHCSVLRVPRLAARSYAIFSFGKTFHVTGWKTGYCVAPPALMVEFKRVHQFVAFVTATPLQYALADFMAHHPEHLDQLPAFYQRKRDLFLAAMAGSRFRLTPSAGTFFQLAEYSAVSSLDDMRMVEWLTKDIGVAAIPMSVFYQSPPAQRYVRFCFCKEDDTLRAAAAKLSAL; encoded by the coding sequence ATGAGCAGCACGCCGCGTCTGATCAGCAAATTGCCGGATGTCGGCACCACCATCTTCACCATCATGTCGCAGATGGCGGCCGACCATGGCGCCATCAACCTGTCGCAGGGCTATCCCGATTACGACGGTCCGGCGGCGCTGACCGAGCGCCTTGCCTGGTACACCACGCATGGCCACAACCAGTACGCGCCGCTGGCCGGCATCGCCCCGCTGCGCGCGCAGGTGGCCGCCAAGGTCGAGCGCTTCTACGACCACCGCATCGACGCCGACACCCAGGTCACCGTCACGCCCGGTGCGACCGAGGCCATCTTCTGCGCGGTGCACGCGGTGGTGCGGCCAGGTGACGAGGTCATCATGTTCGACCCGGTCTACGACAGCTACGACCCGGCGGTGCGCCTCGCCGGCGGCGTGCCGGTGCACCTGGTGCTCGCCGCGCCCGCCTATCGTATCGACTGGCAGGCGGTCGAGCGCGCGATCACGCCGCGCACGCGCATGATCATGGTCAACTCACCGCACAATCCCTCGGGCAGCGTGCTGGACGCGGACGATCTGCGCGCCTTGCTCGACATCGCCGAACGGCACGACCTCATCGTCATTTCCGACGAGGTCTACGAACACCTGGTGTTCGACGGCCAGCCCCATTGCAGCGTGCTGCGCGTGCCGCGCCTCGCCGCGCGCAGCTACGCGATATTCTCGTTTGGCAAAACCTTTCATGTGACCGGCTGGAAGACCGGCTACTGCGTGGCGCCGCCGGCCCTGATGGTGGAATTCAAACGCGTGCACCAGTTCGTGGCCTTCGTCACCGCCACGCCCCTGCAATATGCGCTGGCGGATTTCATGGCCCACCATCCCGAACACCTCGACCAGTTGCCGGCCTTCTACCAGCGCAAGCGCGACCTGTTCCTGGCCGCCATGGCCGGATCACGTTTTCGCTTGACGCCGAGCGCCGGCACCTTTTTCCAGCTCGCCGAATACAGTGCGGTGTCGAGCCTCGACGACATGCGCATGGTCGAGTGGCTGACCAAGGACATCGGCGTGGCCGCCATACCGATGTCGGTGTTCTACCAGTCACCGCCGGCGCAGCGCTACGTGCGCTTTTGCTTCTGCAAGGAAGACGACACCTTGCGCGCCGCGGCGGCCAAGCTCAGCGCCCTGTAG
- a CDS encoding FxsA family protein, with protein MFVILLLLFIGLPTVEIYVLIKVGHEIGALWTIVLLFAIAALGSALLRLEGLATLRKVQAAMARGEVPTAAILDGLVLVVAGVLMVTPGFVTDLFAFLLLLPPLRRVVGNVLAGRLMMRVQGHAAGGPRASGPQVLEGDYRVERDP; from the coding sequence GTGTTCGTCATTCTGCTGCTGCTCTTCATCGGCCTGCCGACGGTCGAGATATACGTGCTGATCAAGGTCGGCCACGAAATCGGCGCGCTGTGGACCATCGTGCTGTTGTTCGCGATAGCGGCGCTGGGCAGCGCGCTGTTGCGACTCGAGGGCCTGGCTACCTTGCGCAAGGTGCAGGCCGCCATGGCGCGCGGCGAAGTGCCGACCGCCGCCATCCTCGACGGCCTGGTGCTGGTGGTGGCCGGCGTGTTGATGGTGACGCCGGGCTTCGTCACCGACCTGTTCGCCTTCCTGTTGCTGCTGCCGCCGCTACGCCGCGTGGTCGGGAACGTGCTGGCGGGTCGACTCATGATGCGCGTGCAAGGCCACGCCGCTGGTGGTCCCCGGGCATCCGGTCCGCAGGTGCTGGAAGGGGATTACCGGGTGGAGCGGGATCCTTGA
- a CDS encoding divalent-cation tolerance protein CutA — translation MTVSATAIVVLCTVPDRETANRLAEAAVSQRLAACVTMLPGAESVYVWEGALERANEIVLMAKTTTGAYAALEQLWLSEHPYELPEVIAVPIASGSEAYLQWINHAVSPC, via the coding sequence ATGACCGTCAGCGCAACCGCCATCGTCGTCCTGTGCACGGTCCCGGACCGCGAGACCGCCAATCGGCTGGCGGAAGCGGCCGTCAGCCAGCGTCTCGCGGCCTGTGTGACCATGCTGCCCGGCGCGGAATCGGTATACGTGTGGGAAGGTGCGCTGGAGCGCGCCAACGAAATCGTGCTGATGGCCAAGACCACCACCGGCGCCTATGCCGCGCTCGAACAGCTGTGGTTGAGCGAGCACCCCTATGAACTCCCCGAGGTGATAGCAGTCCCTATCGCATCCGGGTCGGAAGCCTATTTGCAATGGATAAACCACGCCGTTTCGCCCTGTTGA
- the dsbD gene encoding protein-disulfide reductase DsbD, with the protein MDKPRRFALLMLLLALFAGAAPAGVLDQLDALAKPEKLAGQRDFLPPDQAFVLTESSAADGRLVLRWDIQPGYYLYRDKFKVTAATPGLVLGEARLAEGETKQDPEFGAVKIFKHAAEVSVPISARPAGGEMLEAEVRYQGCAEDGICYPPIKKKVAFSGEAEGAAPAANGSVAGGDGGQAANSQGDASAARGEQGAADRITAELGHRSLALTLVSFLGLGLLLAFTPCVLPMVPILSGIIIGQQQPVSAMRGFALSSVYVVAMAATYAMAGVAAGLLGHNLQAAFQKPAVLVAFSLLFVALALSMFGFYELQLPAALQTRLDRMSRAQRGGSYVGVGVMGALSALIVGPCVAPPLAGALAYISQTGSALVGGSALFALGLGMGLPLIALGTSAGGLLPRVGAWMENIKRVFGVVFLGVAILFLSRILPGPATLALWALLLIGSAVFLGALDRHAEHASGWKRFNQGLGLASLVYGVTLVIGAAAGGDDPLQPLAPLAGARANAATTAETAFVKVDSLAAVEQQLADARSAGQAVMLDFYADWCIECKHLEKQTFAHSDVAPRLTGLKLLRADVTAGSADDKALLEHYGLFGPPAVLFFTDGQELRNNRVTGFVEASEFNGHLDRLGATRP; encoded by the coding sequence ATGGATAAACCACGCCGTTTCGCCCTGTTGATGCTGCTGCTGGCATTGTTCGCCGGCGCCGCGCCGGCGGGCGTGCTGGACCAGCTCGACGCGCTGGCCAAGCCGGAAAAGCTCGCCGGTCAGCGTGATTTCCTGCCGCCGGACCAGGCCTTCGTCCTGACCGAGAGCAGCGCCGCCGACGGCCGCCTGGTGCTGCGCTGGGACATTCAACCGGGCTATTACCTGTATCGCGACAAGTTCAAGGTGACGGCCGCGACGCCAGGCCTGGTGCTCGGCGAGGCGCGCCTTGCGGAAGGCGAGACCAAGCAGGACCCGGAGTTCGGCGCGGTCAAGATCTTCAAGCATGCGGCAGAGGTGAGCGTGCCCATCAGCGCGCGCCCGGCCGGCGGCGAGATGCTGGAGGCCGAGGTCCGCTACCAGGGCTGCGCCGAGGACGGCATCTGTTACCCGCCAATCAAGAAGAAAGTCGCCTTCAGCGGCGAGGCCGAGGGCGCCGCGCCCGCCGCCAATGGCAGCGTTGCCGGTGGCGATGGCGGCCAGGCGGCGAACAGCCAGGGTGACGCCTCGGCCGCGCGCGGCGAGCAAGGCGCCGCCGATCGCATCACCGCCGAACTCGGACACCGTTCCCTGGCCCTGACCCTGGTGAGTTTCCTCGGCCTCGGCCTGCTGCTCGCGTTCACGCCCTGCGTGCTGCCGATGGTGCCGATCCTGTCCGGCATCATCATCGGTCAGCAGCAGCCGGTCAGCGCCATGCGCGGATTCGCACTGTCCTCGGTCTACGTGGTGGCGATGGCGGCCACCTATGCCATGGCCGGCGTGGCGGCGGGCCTGCTCGGTCACAACCTGCAGGCGGCGTTTCAGAAGCCGGCCGTGCTGGTCGCCTTCAGCCTCTTGTTCGTGGCCCTGGCGCTGTCGATGTTCGGCTTCTACGAACTGCAATTGCCGGCCGCGCTGCAGACCCGTCTCGATCGCATGAGCCGCGCCCAGCGCGGCGGCAGCTATGTCGGGGTCGGCGTGATGGGGGCCTTGTCGGCGCTCATCGTCGGACCGTGCGTGGCGCCGCCTCTGGCTGGCGCCTTGGCCTACATCAGCCAGACCGGCTCGGCGCTGGTCGGCGGCAGCGCGCTGTTCGCGCTCGGCCTCGGCATGGGCCTGCCCTTGATCGCGCTCGGCACTTCGGCCGGCGGCCTGCTGCCACGGGTCGGCGCGTGGATGGAGAACATCAAGCGCGTGTTCGGCGTGGTGTTCCTGGGCGTCGCCATCCTGTTCCTGTCGCGCATCCTGCCGGGCCCGGCGACGCTGGCGCTGTGGGCGCTGCTGCTGATCGGTTCGGCCGTGTTTCTCGGCGCCCTGGACCGCCATGCGGAGCACGCCAGCGGATGGAAGCGCTTCAATCAAGGGCTGGGCCTGGCCAGCCTGGTGTACGGCGTGACGCTCGTGATCGGCGCGGCCGCCGGCGGCGACGATCCGCTGCAGCCGCTGGCGCCGCTCGCCGGTGCGCGCGCCAATGCCGCGACCACCGCCGAGACGGCCTTCGTCAAGGTCGATTCGCTGGCCGCCGTCGAGCAGCAGCTGGCCGATGCGCGCAGCGCCGGTCAGGCGGTGATGCTCGATTTCTATGCCGACTGGTGCATCGAATGTAAGCACCTGGAGAAACAGACCTTCGCCCATTCCGACGTCGCGCCGCGCCTGACGGGCCTGAAATTGCTGCGCGCCGACGTGACCGCCGGTTCGGCCGACGACAAGGCCCTGCTCGAGCATTACGGCCTGTTCGGCCCGCCGGCGGTGTTGTTCTTCACCGATGGCCAGGAACTGCGCAACAATCGCGTCACCGGCTTCGTCGAAGCCTCGGAATTCAACGGACACCTGGACCGACTCGGCGCGACCCGACCATGA
- a CDS encoding TlpA family protein disulfide reductase, producing the protein MKPSHLGFAALAVLAATAGYAVHQYSARAQLERAQALATAAPAPATQAAPTALFDWSFVDVDGKSQPLRQWQGKLVVLNFWATWCPPCLKEIPAFVDLQQRLGDQGLQFVGIALDEVAAVQPFLKDHAINYPVLLGDQDVARFMTQLGNQIGALPFTVVVGRDGKVLTLHQGEWQAAEAAKTLEGYLAQSAENGQ; encoded by the coding sequence ATGAAACCTTCCCACCTTGGCTTCGCGGCCCTCGCAGTGCTGGCCGCGACGGCCGGCTATGCCGTGCATCAATACAGCGCCCGTGCGCAACTCGAACGTGCGCAGGCGCTGGCCACCGCGGCGCCCGCGCCGGCCACCCAGGCCGCGCCGACCGCGCTGTTCGACTGGTCCTTCGTCGATGTCGACGGCAAGTCGCAGCCCCTCAGGCAGTGGCAAGGCAAGCTCGTGGTGCTGAATTTCTGGGCGACCTGGTGCCCGCCGTGCCTGAAGGAGATCCCGGCGTTCGTCGATTTGCAGCAGCGCCTGGGTGACCAAGGTCTGCAATTCGTCGGCATCGCCCTCGATGAAGTCGCCGCCGTGCAGCCTTTCCTCAAGGACCACGCCATCAACTACCCGGTGCTGTTGGGCGACCAGGACGTGGCGCGTTTCATGACCCAACTCGGCAACCAGATAGGCGCGTTGCCGTTCACGGTGGTGGTCGGACGGGACGGCAAGGTGCTGACCCTGCACCAGGGCGAGTGGCAGGCCGCGGAGGCCGCCAAGACCCTCGAAGGCTATCTCGCGCAGTCGGCCGAGAATGGGCAGTAG
- the aroQ gene encoding type II 3-dehydroquinate dehydratase, protein MSKLLVINGPNLNLLGTREPGVYGATTLPDLERQCGEVARALGHELASFQHNHEGALVDRIHAARGEGVAFIVINPGAYTHTSVALRDALLGVAIPFIEVHISNVHAREAFRQHSYLSDIAVGVITGLGIQGYELALRAADHYLARP, encoded by the coding sequence GTGTCGAAACTGCTGGTCATCAACGGCCCGAATCTGAATCTGCTGGGCACCCGCGAGCCCGGCGTGTACGGCGCCACGACCTTGCCCGATCTCGAACGCCAGTGCGGCGAGGTGGCCCGCGCCCTCGGCCACGAGCTGGCCAGCTTCCAGCACAATCACGAAGGCGCGCTGGTCGACCGTATCCACGCCGCGCGCGGCGAAGGGGTCGCGTTCATCGTCATCAACCCCGGCGCTTACACCCATACCAGCGTCGCGTTGCGCGACGCCCTGCTGGGCGTGGCCATCCCGTTCATCGAGGTGCACATCTCCAACGTGCACGCGCGGGAAGCCTTTCGCCAGCATTCCTACCTGTCGGACATCGCGGTCGGCGTCATCACCGGGCTCGGCATCCAGGGCTACGAGCTCGCCCTGCGCGCCGCCGACCACTACCTGGCGCGCCCGTGA
- a CDS encoding acetyl-CoA carboxylase biotin carboxyl carrier protein encodes MDIRKVKKLIELLEESGVAEIEIKEGEESVRISRGPVMAYQPMAMPMQATSAAPTASPAAAAVVVAPEPAGNIIKSPMVGTFYLAPSPDSAPFVKVGQAVKVGDTLCIIEAMKIMNPIEAEVSGVVSAILADNGHPVEYEQPLFVIS; translated from the coding sequence GTGGATATAAGAAAAGTCAAGAAACTCATCGAGCTGCTCGAGGAATCGGGCGTCGCCGAAATCGAAATCAAGGAAGGCGAGGAATCGGTGCGCATCAGCCGCGGACCGGTGATGGCCTACCAACCGATGGCCATGCCCATGCAGGCGACCAGCGCCGCCCCGACGGCGTCGCCGGCCGCGGCCGCCGTCGTGGTCGCGCCGGAACCGGCCGGCAACATCATCAAGTCGCCGATGGTCGGCACCTTCTACCTCGCGCCGTCGCCGGACAGTGCGCCGTTCGTGAAGGTCGGCCAGGCGGTCAAGGTCGGCGATACCCTGTGCATCATCGAAGCGATGAAGATCATGAATCCCATCGAGGCCGAAGTGTCTGGTGTGGTGAGCGCGATCCTGGCCGACAACGGCCACCCGGTCGAATACGAACAACCGCTGTTCGTCATCTCCTGA
- the accC gene encoding acetyl-CoA carboxylase biotin carboxylase subunit, giving the protein MFDKVVIANRGEIALRVLRACKDLGIKTVAVHSSADRDLKHVRLADESVCIGPAAAADSYLNIPAVIAAAEVVDAVAIHPGYGFLSENADFAERVEKSGFVFIGPRADTMRLMGDKLSAIRAMQEAGVPCVPGSGRPLTDDVQDNIALARAIGYPVIIKASGGGGGRGMRVVHTEASLRNAIALTKREALNAFQNDNVYLEKFLEHPRHIEFQVLADNHGNVIHLGERDCSMQRRHQKIIEEAPAPGIDAETRARMGGLCAEACRKIGYRGAGTFEFLYENGEFYFIEMNTRIQVEHPVTEMVTGIDLVKWQLMVAAGEKLTVRQEDVKPNGHAIECRINAEDAYTFRPSPGRISVYHPPGGPGVRVDSHIYAGYTVPPYYDSLIGKLICHAETRGAALKRMENALMEMVIEGIETNVPLHRDLVADAAFIGGGTDIHYLERKLGLV; this is encoded by the coding sequence ATGTTCGACAAAGTCGTCATCGCCAACCGCGGCGAAATCGCGCTGCGCGTGCTGCGCGCCTGCAAGGATCTCGGCATCAAGACCGTCGCCGTGCATTCCTCCGCCGACCGCGACCTGAAACATGTACGGCTCGCCGATGAATCGGTGTGCATCGGGCCGGCCGCCGCCGCCGACAGCTATCTCAACATCCCGGCCGTGATCGCCGCCGCCGAAGTGGTGGACGCGGTCGCCATCCATCCCGGCTATGGCTTCCTGTCGGAGAACGCCGACTTCGCCGAGCGCGTCGAGAAGAGCGGCTTCGTGTTCATCGGCCCGCGCGCCGACACCATGCGCCTGATGGGCGACAAGCTGTCCGCCATCCGCGCCATGCAGGAGGCGGGCGTGCCCTGCGTGCCGGGCTCCGGTCGGCCATTGACCGACGACGTGCAGGACAACATCGCGCTGGCGCGCGCCATCGGTTACCCGGTCATCATCAAGGCCTCGGGCGGCGGCGGCGGACGCGGCATGCGCGTGGTGCATACCGAAGCGTCCTTGCGCAACGCCATCGCGCTGACCAAGCGCGAAGCCCTGAACGCATTCCAGAACGACAACGTCTACCTCGAGAAATTTCTCGAGCATCCACGCCACATCGAATTCCAGGTGCTGGCCGACAATCACGGCAACGTCATTCATCTCGGCGAGCGCGACTGTTCGATGCAGCGTCGCCATCAGAAGATCATCGAAGAGGCGCCGGCGCCCGGTATCGATGCCGAAACACGCGCGCGCATGGGCGGTCTGTGCGCCGAAGCCTGCCGCAAGATTGGCTACCGCGGCGCCGGCACCTTCGAGTTCCTGTACGAGAACGGCGAGTTCTATTTCATTGAAATGAACACCCGCATCCAGGTCGAACACCCGGTCACGGAAATGGTCACCGGCATCGACCTGGTCAAATGGCAGCTGATGGTGGCGGCGGGTGAAAAGCTCACCGTGCGCCAGGAAGACGTCAAGCCCAACGGCCATGCCATCGAATGCCGCATCAACGCCGAGGATGCCTACACGTTCCGGCCCTCGCCGGGCCGCATCTCGGTCTACCATCCGCCCGGCGGTCCCGGCGTGCGCGTCGACTCGCATATCTATGCCGGCTACACCGTGCCGCCCTATTACGATTCGCTGATCGGTAAATTGATCTGCCACGCGGAAACGCGCGGCGCGGCCTTGAAGCGCATGGAGAACGCGCTCATGGAAATGGTCATCGAAGGCATCGAGACCAATGTGCCCTTGCACCGTGACCTGGTGGCCGACGCCGCCTTCATCGGCGGCGGCACCGACATCCATTACCTCGAACGCAAGCTGGGGCTGGTCTGA
- the prmA gene encoding 50S ribosomal protein L11 methyltransferase has translation MSEWVELRLRAPARDYAKLESVLEGLGASAITTSEGDTEVFGEPGVPNDREWETFTVTALFEATADRDALLARLAPFIAPDANPVFTELVEQSWADSWKDHWQPQGFANDLWVCPTWCEPPPEARHVLRLDPGRAFGTGTHETTALCLDWLAGEAGIGGARVIDYGCGSGILALAAACFGASYVDAVDIDDDALTVARENIALNGYADRIRVGRPENLLEQAADALIANILEAPLLALSPRFARLVPHGGRIALSGLLTTQVPHVLAAYEGNFAMDAPRVRGDWALLCGTRR, from the coding sequence ATGAGCGAGTGGGTGGAATTGCGCCTGCGCGCGCCGGCGCGCGATTACGCGAAACTGGAAAGCGTGCTCGAAGGCCTGGGCGCGAGCGCCATCACCACCAGCGAAGGTGACACGGAAGTATTCGGCGAGCCGGGCGTACCGAACGATCGCGAATGGGAGACCTTCACGGTCACCGCCCTGTTCGAAGCGACGGCCGATCGCGATGCCCTGCTCGCGCGTCTCGCGCCGTTCATCGCGCCCGACGCCAACCCGGTGTTCACCGAACTGGTCGAACAAAGCTGGGCCGATTCCTGGAAGGATCATTGGCAGCCGCAAGGCTTCGCCAACGACCTGTGGGTGTGTCCGACCTGGTGCGAGCCGCCGCCCGAGGCGCGCCACGTGTTGCGGCTCGATCCGGGCCGTGCCTTTGGTACCGGCACCCATGAGACCACCGCGTTGTGCCTCGACTGGCTGGCCGGCGAAGCAGGCATCGGCGGCGCGCGCGTCATCGACTACGGCTGTGGCTCCGGCATCCTCGCGCTCGCCGCCGCGTGCTTCGGCGCGAGTTACGTCGACGCCGTCGACATCGACGACGATGCACTGACGGTGGCGCGCGAGAACATCGCCTTGAACGGCTATGCCGATCGCATCCGCGTCGGGCGCCCGGAAAATCTTCTCGAACAGGCGGCCGACGCCCTGATCGCCAACATCCTCGAAGCGCCGCTGCTGGCCTTGTCGCCACGCTTCGCGCGCCTCGTGCCCCATGGCGGGCGCATCGCGCTGTCGGGCCTGCTCACCACCCAGGTGCCCCACGTGCTGGCGGCCTACGAAGGCAACTTCGCGATGGACGCGCCGCGCGTGCGCGGCGACTGGGCCCTGTTGTGCGGCACCCGCCGCTGA
- a CDS encoding DUF3426 domain-containing protein — translation MLTRCPQCFAWFRVRAEQLSVANGLVTCGRCEHVFNALSSLIEEDAPPPPVAPAPPRISEAQAAAEAQAAAEAQAAAEAQAAAEAQAAAEAQAAAEAQAAAEAQAAAEAETRAAPLRFVSVVATTSLAPARISNAQPTITTAAAVPVSLAVTTAASSGAAFTTAADHDLPAPPAEVDLGDELPRVDARAAEIELPEPEQPADSLDIGPVSTQLDELDISDFDFSAPDDDAPAPRAASAAPSPAVVRAADDELADDEDDERDDTDPHHRAPSSAPAIDTSGLPLLVARDDDAVINLDDADDEDHTGPRPPEDDVPAVLLDDLAALKDKPRPAAWRGVLWTLFGVLLAAFAALQVAFIERQALLAEVPQAALLVDALCARLPCLERRESASSVRLVARDVREHPNYRDALLVNATIVNDAKSPSPYPVIDLRLRDAAGNVLSARRFQPSEYLDQSIDIAEGMPSARPVYIVLELAGKASNAVSFEFTFM, via the coding sequence GTGCTGACCCGCTGCCCGCAGTGTTTCGCCTGGTTCCGGGTGCGCGCCGAACAACTGTCGGTGGCCAATGGCCTCGTCACCTGCGGTCGTTGCGAACATGTATTCAATGCGCTGTCGTCCTTGATCGAAGAAGACGCGCCGCCGCCGCCGGTCGCCCCCGCGCCGCCACGCATCAGCGAAGCGCAAGCGGCTGCCGAAGCGCAAGCGGCTGCCGAAGCGCAAGCGGCTGCCGAAGCGCAAGCGGCTGCCGAAGCGCAAGCGGCTGCCGAAGCGCAAGCGGCTGCCGAAGCGCAAGCGGCTGCCGAAGCGCAAGCGGCTGCCGAAGCGGAGACGCGCGCTGCGCCTCTCCGCTTCGTCAGCGTCGTCGCCACTACCAGCCTGGCGCCCGCACGCATCAGCAACGCCCAGCCGACCATCACCACGGCGGCCGCGGTGCCGGTGAGTCTCGCGGTGACGACGGCCGCGTCGTCCGGCGCAGCGTTCACCACGGCCGCGGACCACGACTTGCCTGCGCCGCCCGCCGAAGTCGACCTTGGCGACGAACTGCCGCGGGTCGATGCGCGCGCCGCCGAGATCGAATTGCCCGAACCCGAGCAGCCGGCCGACAGCCTCGACATCGGCCCGGTCTCCACGCAGCTCGACGAGCTGGATATTTCCGACTTCGATTTCTCCGCGCCGGATGACGATGCGCCGGCGCCGCGTGCCGCAAGCGCCGCGCCGTCGCCGGCGGTCGTGCGTGCGGCGGACGATGAACTCGCGGACGACGAGGATGACGAGCGCGACGACACCGATCCGCACCACCGCGCACCGTCGTCCGCGCCGGCCATCGACACCAGCGGCCTGCCGCTGCTGGTGGCGCGCGACGACGATGCCGTGATCAATCTCGATGATGCCGACGATGAAGATCACACCGGTCCGCGCCCGCCGGAAGACGACGTTCCCGCGGTGTTGCTCGACGATCTCGCGGCGCTGAAGGACAAGCCACGGCCGGCGGCCTGGCGTGGTGTGCTGTGGACCTTGTTCGGCGTGCTGCTCGCGGCCTTCGCCGCCCTGCAGGTGGCGTTCATCGAACGCCAGGCATTGCTCGCCGAAGTGCCGCAGGCGGCATTGCTGGTGGATGCGCTGTGTGCGCGTCTGCCGTGCCTGGAACGTCGTGAAAGCGCTTCGAGCGTGCGCCTCGTGGCGCGCGATGTGCGCGAGCATCCGAACTATCGCGATGCCTTGCTGGTGAACGCCACCATCGTCAACGACGCCAAGTCACCGAGTCCCTACCCGGTCATCGATCTGCGCCTGCGCGACGCGGCCGGCAACGTGCTGTCGGCGCGGCGCTTCCAGCCCAGCGAGTATCTCGACCAGAGCATCGACATCGCCGAGGGCATGCCGTCGGCGCGGCCGGTCTACATCGTGCTCGAACTGGCGGGCAAGGCCAGCAACGCGGTGAGCTTCGAATTCACCTTCATGTAG